In one window of Mucilaginibacter auburnensis DNA:
- a CDS encoding M23 family metallopeptidase: MLNINNKSLIIFIPVLMLVASCSKMNGPAALFKTRSPHEMYADNLRSAGLERSELGRQWLTRASDIAASALAVKIPYKETGYFAPEKTQVVTFSFEAIKGQKLNISLTKKPAINFNIYLDVFERNKKGEVERVAYADTAGTGLEYEVEATGKYYLRLQPELLSGGQYTLTITAGPSLGFPVTASAKPRIGSFFGDGRDEGARSHEGIDIFAPKSSAAIAAANGVVTSVRENNLGGKVVFMRPDGKDYSLYYAHLDAQLVNPGQNVKVGDTIGLVGNTGNARYTPAHLHFGIYTNNGAVNPIHYVDKQVKAPLGISSPLNLLNATARVNKKVTVFNMPVSGASSIATLSANTPLTVTAAAANWYKVTLPNNLTGYIDAKALSTAKTLRTLAIRANTILYNQPDTLNAKPIAAIKMGERIDVLGNYNNYQLVSVGDLSGWILNN; this comes from the coding sequence ATGCTGAATATTAACAATAAATCACTTATTATATTTATTCCTGTACTGATGTTGGTTGCATCATGCAGTAAAATGAACGGTCCTGCTGCTTTGTTCAAAACGCGCTCTCCGCACGAGATGTATGCTGATAACCTACGCTCTGCGGGCTTAGAACGCTCTGAACTTGGCAGGCAATGGCTTACCCGCGCATCTGATATTGCAGCAAGTGCGTTGGCGGTGAAAATTCCCTACAAAGAAACCGGATACTTTGCTCCTGAAAAAACTCAGGTAGTTACCTTTAGCTTTGAGGCGATAAAAGGGCAAAAACTCAATATCTCGTTAACCAAAAAACCTGCCATAAACTTCAACATCTATTTAGATGTATTTGAGCGTAATAAAAAAGGTGAAGTTGAGCGTGTAGCTTATGCAGATACAGCAGGAACGGGCCTTGAGTATGAAGTGGAAGCGACAGGAAAATACTATTTACGTTTGCAGCCTGAGCTTTTAAGTGGCGGGCAGTACACTTTAACAATAACCGCAGGTCCATCTCTTGGATTTCCGGTTACAGCATCTGCCAAACCCCGAATAGGTAGTTTTTTTGGCGACGGACGTGATGAAGGCGCCAGATCTCACGAGGGCATTGATATATTCGCGCCTAAAAGTTCGGCCGCTATTGCTGCTGCAAATGGTGTAGTAACATCTGTACGCGAGAATAACCTTGGCGGAAAAGTTGTGTTTATGCGGCCGGATGGAAAAGACTACTCACTTTATTACGCGCATTTAGACGCGCAGTTGGTTAACCCGGGTCAGAACGTAAAGGTAGGAGATACGATTGGTTTAGTGGGTAACACGGGCAATGCACGTTATACACCGGCCCATTTACACTTTGGTATTTACACTAATAATGGTGCAGTAAATCCCATACATTATGTTGATAAGCAGGTTAAGGCACCGTTGGGTATAAGTTCACCATTAAATTTGCTTAATGCTACTGCAAGGGTCAATAAAAAAGTTACGGTGTTTAACATGCCTGTCTCCGGTGCTTCTTCAATTGCAACATTGAGCGCTAATACACCTTTAACGGTGACCGCGGCGGCTGCAAACTGGTATAAAGTAACGCTGCCAAATAATTTGACAGGTTATATAGATGCTAAAGCGCTGAGCACAGCGAAGACACTTAGAACTTTAGCGATAAGAGCAAATACCATACTTTACAACCAACCTGATACGTTAAATGCCAAACCTATTGCTGCAATTAAAATGGGCGAGCGCATAGATGTGCTTGGTAACTACAATAATTATCAGCTGGTTTCTGTTGGCGATTTAAGTGGTTGGATTTTGAATAATTAA
- the bioB gene encoding biotin synthase BioB: MTEVRHNWTREEIAEIYHTPLLDLIYRAATIHRENKDYAEVQISSLISIKTGGCPEDCAYCPQAARYNTGVDVHAIMPKEEVIAVAERAKAGGASRLCMGAAWREVRDNRDFDKVIDMVKAVNALDMEVCCTLGMLTESQAQRLADAGLYAYNHNLDTSEDDYKRIITTRTYDDRLKTLEHVRKAKISVCSGGIIGLGETVEDRISMINTLSNLPQHPESVPINALVPVKGTPLADQPRVAIWDMVRMIATTRIVMPKTVVRLSAGRTEMSTIEQAFCFMAGANSIFAGEKLLTTPNPSFDEDMAMFELLGLTPRKAFKNGRPEIKELKEMSINEVI, from the coding sequence ATGACCGAAGTAAGACATAACTGGACCCGCGAGGAAATTGCTGAAATATACCACACTCCATTGCTTGACCTTATTTACCGCGCTGCTACCATACATCGCGAAAATAAAGATTATGCAGAAGTGCAGATCAGCTCACTTATATCAATAAAAACCGGTGGTTGCCCCGAAGATTGCGCTTACTGCCCACAAGCAGCACGTTACAACACAGGCGTTGATGTGCACGCCATCATGCCAAAAGAAGAAGTGATTGCCGTTGCTGAAAGAGCAAAAGCAGGTGGTGCATCCCGTTTATGTATGGGGGCTGCCTGGCGCGAAGTGCGTGATAACCGCGATTTTGACAAGGTGATTGATATGGTAAAAGCTGTAAACGCTTTGGATATGGAAGTTTGCTGTACTTTAGGTATGCTTACCGAGAGCCAGGCACAGCGCTTAGCCGATGCCGGATTATACGCTTATAACCACAACCTGGATACGTCAGAAGATGATTATAAACGCATTATTACTACGCGTACTTATGATGATCGCTTGAAAACATTGGAGCATGTGCGTAAGGCAAAAATATCGGTATGCAGCGGTGGTATTATTGGCCTGGGTGAAACTGTGGAAGATCGCATTTCTATGATTAATACTTTATCTAACTTGCCTCAACATCCTGAGTCTGTTCCTATCAATGCTTTGGTGCCTGTGAAAGGCACACCATTGGCAGATCAGCCGCGTGTTGCCATTTGGGATATGGTGCGCATGATAGCTACTACCCGCATTGTTATGCCTAAAACAGTAGTGCGTTTGTCAGCCGGACGTACCGAGATGAGCACCATTGAGCAGGCGTTCTGTTTCATGGCTGGTGCTAACTCTATATTTGCCGGAGAGAAATTGCTTACAACGCCTAATCCATCTTTTGACGAAGATATGGCTATGTTTGAGCTATTGGGCTTAACTCCTCGTAAAGCCTTTAAAAACGGCAGGCCTGAAATAAAGGAATTAAAAGAAATGAGCATTAACGAAGTGATATAG
- the mgtE gene encoding magnesium transporter yields the protein MQSFELDREDLSRIKVALEEGDDVLREVLRDYHASEIAILFEKLPSEAHERIINILPTDIASEVISEMHEESHPGELLINLDPEKRSEIVSELEYDDATDIIAQLDEEEQENILESMDEEDASSIRALLSYAEHTAGGLMNSSLIKVNISQDKKGALDDIIRQSEEMEEFYTIYVVNGDDVLQGVVSIKDIIKAHADVKVQDLLKPDPVYVKADVDQEEVARLISQYNLTTIPVVDDEMKLLGRITVDDIIDVMEEESTEDILKISGVSEDEELSGSWQDAVKSRLPWLVINLGTAYLAASVIRHFDSTVKQLPLLAAYMTIIAGMGGNSATQALAVTVRRISLSDLTDRQAYSTVFKEFLVGLINGSVNGLVVLCVALFYDANPMLGLVLFLAMTGNLMIAGITGATIPLVLKRVGIDPAVASSIIITTFTDCAGFLLPLWLASKFLL from the coding sequence ATGCAATCTTTTGAACTGGATAGGGAGGATTTAAGCCGCATCAAGGTCGCTCTTGAAGAAGGGGATGATGTATTGAGGGAAGTTTTGCGGGATTATCATGCTTCAGAGATCGCTATCCTTTTTGAAAAACTACCATCCGAAGCGCACGAGCGCATTATCAACATACTGCCAACTGATATTGCCTCGGAGGTTATTTCAGAGATGCACGAAGAGTCGCATCCGGGAGAATTGCTGATCAACCTCGATCCTGAAAAACGTTCGGAAATAGTAAGCGAGCTGGAGTATGATGATGCTACCGACATTATTGCCCAGCTTGACGAAGAAGAGCAGGAAAATATTCTGGAGAGCATGGATGAGGAAGATGCTTCCAGCATTCGTGCGCTTTTAAGTTACGCCGAACATACAGCCGGCGGCTTAATGAACTCGTCGCTTATTAAGGTGAATATCAGCCAGGACAAAAAAGGAGCTCTTGATGATATCATACGCCAATCAGAGGAGATGGAGGAGTTTTACACCATTTACGTAGTGAATGGCGATGATGTTTTGCAGGGCGTGGTTTCCATTAAAGATATAATAAAAGCTCATGCTGATGTAAAAGTACAGGATTTACTAAAGCCTGATCCTGTTTACGTAAAAGCCGATGTTGACCAGGAAGAGGTTGCAAGGCTTATATCCCAATATAATTTAACTACCATACCGGTGGTTGATGATGAAATGAAGTTGCTGGGCCGCATTACCGTTGATGATATTATTGACGTAATGGAGGAGGAGAGCACGGAAGATATATTAAAGATCTCCGGTGTTTCTGAAGATGAGGAACTAAGCGGTAGCTGGCAGGATGCGGTGAAAAGTCGCCTGCCATGGCTGGTTATCAACCTCGGTACTGCATATCTCGCTGCTTCAGTTATCCGGCATTTTGACTCCACAGTTAAACAACTACCCCTGTTGGCAGCATATATGACTATAATTGCAGGTATGGGTGGTAACTCGGCCACGCAGGCACTGGCAGTAACGGTTAGGCGTATATCTTTAAGTGATCTGACCGACAGACAGGCCTACAGCACGGTGTTTAAGGAGTTTTTGGTTGGTTTGATCAATGGATCTGTTAACGGCCTGGTTGTTTTATGCGTTGCCCTATTTTATGATGCTAACCCTATGTTAGGGTTGGTTTTGTTTCTGGCCATGACAGGCAACTTAATGATAGCCGGTATTACCGGAGCAACAATTCCTTTGGTTTTAAAACGTGTGGGGATAGATCCGGCTGTTGCATCATCCATTATTATAACAACATTTACAGACTGCGCCGGCTTTTTGTTGCCATTATGGCTGGCCAGCAAGTTTTTGCTGTAA
- a CDS encoding TonB-dependent receptor: MKLISKTVKLLLLIFLVYSSSTAYAQLVVTGVVKNSKGAAVPHATVTVRGTKISVAADEQGAFSITPNLEPPFYLQVKSVGFKAQDFQVLSSKTTSLELELVEDDLLGEIVVTSRRRKELLQDVPIPVSVVGGSQIDQAGAFNVNYVKQFVPSLQLYTSNPRNTGINIRGIGSPFGLTNDGLDPGVGVYVDGVYYARPAVATFDFIDVENIEVLRGPQGTLFGKNTAAGAFNITTRKPSFTPGYTFETSFGNFGYIQAKAAITGPLSKTIAARVSFSGTQRDGLVQNIRTGRATNDLNNLGARVQFLYKPSDNVAITLAGDASDQKPDGYAQVIAGVAPTKRPAYRQFNNIIADLKYTLPSYNAFDRVIDHDTPWRSGNQLGGVSLNGDFKIGPGTLTSTTAYRYWNWDPSNDRDFTGLPVLQKSQNPAKHHNWSQEVRYAGTFNEKLSGVVGIFYLDQEVKITGTEESGSAQWRFSQSQTGSTGAPTGYTWDQLWATPDLLEGYGIYTNASIKSKSAAAFASVDYEVFKNFHIVPGARINYDKKDVYYDRQARGGLDIAKTTYNDDVKAALQKIKSGVYSSQNYATNIDENNFTYSITAAYRPSTRLNAFATYSTSYKPVGVNVAGLPSPEAGKTILDYAVIKPEKTKHYEIGFKSTPFTNFIFNLTFHNSDIDNYQTNVQSADLTVNRGYIANAEKVNVKGVELDASFRVDKNFSFYAAGAWTDAKYVKFTNAPLPLEETGQLPPFKDVSGGALPGVSKWAGSLGGEFATNYAFLGNNTSQFFVAVDGSFRSSFSSSASPSAYLNIAGYGLLNARLGFKATHGFSTYIWSRNLLNQNYFEQLLPAGGNAGHYAGVLGDQRTLGITLRYSL, from the coding sequence ATGAAACTTATTTCTAAAACAGTAAAACTTTTACTGCTGATCTTTTTAGTTTATTCTTCATCAACGGCATACGCCCAGTTAGTAGTAACCGGTGTGGTTAAAAATTCAAAAGGCGCTGCTGTGCCCCATGCCACAGTAACAGTTAGGGGTACAAAAATCTCTGTTGCTGCCGATGAGCAAGGCGCATTCAGCATTACCCCCAACCTTGAGCCACCGTTTTACCTTCAGGTTAAATCTGTAGGTTTTAAAGCGCAGGATTTCCAGGTACTGAGCTCTAAAACCACTTCACTTGAACTGGAATTAGTGGAAGACGATCTTTTGGGCGAAATTGTAGTAACCTCCCGCCGCCGCAAAGAACTTTTGCAGGATGTACCTATCCCGGTTTCGGTAGTAGGTGGTTCTCAAATAGACCAGGCCGGTGCGTTCAACGTTAACTATGTTAAACAATTTGTACCATCATTACAGTTATACACTTCAAACCCGCGTAACACAGGTATTAATATACGTGGTATAGGTTCACCATTTGGTTTGACCAATGATGGTTTGGACCCTGGCGTTGGTGTTTATGTGGATGGGGTTTATTATGCACGTCCTGCAGTTGCAACATTCGACTTTATTGACGTTGAAAATATTGAGGTATTACGTGGCCCGCAAGGTACCTTGTTTGGTAAAAACACGGCTGCAGGCGCGTTTAATATTACCACGCGTAAGCCAAGCTTTACGCCCGGCTATACATTTGAAACCAGCTTTGGTAACTTTGGATACATTCAAGCTAAAGCAGCTATTACCGGACCTTTGAGCAAAACTATAGCAGCACGTGTTTCCTTCTCGGGCACACAACGAGATGGTTTAGTTCAAAATATTCGTACCGGCCGCGCAACTAATGACCTTAACAACTTAGGCGCCCGTGTACAATTTCTATATAAACCCTCAGACAACGTTGCCATTACTTTAGCGGGTGATGCATCTGATCAAAAACCTGATGGCTATGCACAGGTTATTGCCGGAGTTGCACCTACAAAACGTCCTGCTTATCGCCAGTTCAATAATATTATTGCAGATCTTAAATATACATTGCCAAGTTACAACGCTTTTGATCGTGTAATAGACCATGATACGCCCTGGAGATCGGGCAATCAATTAGGTGGTGTTTCATTAAATGGCGACTTCAAGATAGGTCCTGGTACTTTAACATCCACTACGGCTTACCGTTACTGGAACTGGGACCCATCAAATGACAGGGACTTTACAGGCTTACCTGTACTGCAGAAATCACAAAACCCTGCAAAGCATCATAACTGGTCGCAGGAGGTGCGTTATGCAGGTACTTTTAACGAGAAGTTAAGCGGTGTTGTGGGTATATTCTATCTGGATCAGGAAGTAAAAATTACTGGTACTGAAGAATCAGGCAGTGCGCAATGGCGCTTTTCACAAAGTCAGACTGGCAGCACAGGTGCGCCAACAGGCTATACCTGGGATCAACTATGGGCCACACCTGATCTATTAGAGGGATACGGCATTTATACCAACGCTTCCATCAAATCTAAAAGTGCGGCAGCTTTCGCCAGTGTTGATTATGAGGTTTTCAAAAACTTTCACATTGTACCCGGAGCTCGTATTAATTACGACAAAAAGGATGTATACTATGATCGACAGGCCAGAGGTGGTTTAGATATTGCCAAGACCACATATAATGATGATGTAAAGGCTGCACTTCAGAAAATAAAAAGCGGTGTGTATAGCAGCCAAAATTATGCTACTAACATTGATGAGAATAACTTTACTTATTCAATAACAGCTGCTTATCGTCCAAGCACACGCTTAAACGCTTTTGCTACTTACTCAACCAGCTACAAGCCGGTTGGCGTGAACGTGGCCGGTTTGCCATCACCTGAGGCAGGTAAAACAATATTGGACTACGCTGTAATAAAACCAGAGAAAACCAAACACTATGAAATTGGCTTTAAAAGCACGCCGTTCACTAACTTTATATTCAACTTAACTTTCCACAACTCAGATATTGACAACTACCAAACCAACGTACAGTCGGCAGATTTGACTGTGAACCGTGGTTACATTGCCAATGCCGAAAAGGTAAACGTTAAAGGCGTGGAGTTAGATGCAAGTTTCCGTGTAGATAAAAACTTCTCATTCTACGCAGCAGGCGCCTGGACAGATGCTAAATACGTTAAATTCACCAATGCGCCACTTCCTTTAGAAGAAACTGGTCAGTTACCTCCGTTTAAAGATGTTTCCGGCGGTGCGCTTCCGGGAGTTTCTAAATGGGCCGGCTCATTAGGCGGCGAATTTGCAACTAACTACGCGTTCCTTGGTAACAACACATCGCAGTTTTTTGTAGCAGTTGATGGTTCTTTCCGCTCATCATTTTCTTCAAGCGCGTCTCCATCAGCTTACTTAAACATAGCCGGTTATGGTTTATTGAACGCACGCTTAGGTTTCAAAGCTACCCACGGATTTAGCACTTATATTTGGAGCCGTAACTTATTGAATCAAAATTACTTTGAGCAATTGCTACCAGCAGGTGGTAACGCTGGTCATTATGCAGGTGTATTAGGCGACCAACGTACACTTGGCATAACATTGAGATATTCTTTATAG
- a CDS encoding glycoside hydrolase family 97 protein, producing MKFFSAAALSLCLGAFTLNCFAQDVSVQSPDKQLNVSLTVADGKPVYSVTYKGKTMIEKSPLGLMTNEGDFSTGMKYLSNTQGNVDKNYTQDKIKRSQIHYVANKLIYVLENAKQRKLNVEFQVSNNNIAFRYEIEPMGERLAVVVEKEATGYKFPSTTTTFLSNNMSPMTGFARTAPSYESAYVADAPMVKQRPSTEGYVFPSLFHVGTDGWVLLSETGVTSLYCASHLSEMSADGVYSIEYPNIKQNNGFGSTGAALALPGYTPWRTVTVGDNLKPIVETTIPYDVVDPLYAASKVYKYGKGTWSWILWQDNSMNYDDQVKFIDLAAALKYEFILIDALWDKNIGKEKMAQLVKYAASKKVAVFLWYNSNGQFNDAPQGPRNKMNTSIERKKEMKWLRDIGVVGLKVDFWGGDKQETMRMYEDVLSDANDYGLMIDFHGATLPRGWERMYPNYVGSEAVVASEMVYFNQSNRQTEAVHATFHPFIRNAAGNMEFGGTFLNKYLTKNNQGRSQRLTTDAFQLATAVLYQNSVQFFALAPNNLTDVPAFELDFVKTVPTTWEETVYIDGYPGKSAVIARRSQGKWYIAGANAQKEVLKLKIKLPMVAGKKVQLINDDAAKTTFTKQIDIPANGELEIEIQPNGGFVIKQ from the coding sequence ATGAAATTTTTCTCCGCAGCCGCTTTGAGCCTGTGTTTAGGAGCGTTCACGCTTAACTGTTTCGCTCAGGACGTATCAGTTCAAAGTCCGGATAAGCAATTGAACGTTAGCCTTACCGTTGCCGATGGCAAACCTGTTTACTCTGTTACCTACAAGGGTAAAACCATGATCGAGAAATCGCCTTTGGGATTAATGACCAACGAAGGGGATTTTAGCACCGGCATGAAATACCTGAGCAATACGCAAGGTAACGTTGATAAAAACTACACGCAGGATAAAATAAAACGGTCGCAGATACACTATGTGGCCAATAAGTTGATCTACGTATTGGAGAACGCCAAACAGCGCAAGCTGAATGTGGAGTTTCAGGTAAGTAATAATAACATCGCTTTCCGTTACGAGATAGAGCCAATGGGCGAACGCCTTGCGGTTGTTGTGGAAAAAGAAGCTACCGGATATAAGTTCCCGTCAACTACTACTACGTTTTTATCAAATAATATGTCGCCCATGACGGGTTTTGCCCGTACTGCGCCAAGCTATGAAAGTGCTTACGTGGCAGATGCGCCAATGGTTAAACAGCGCCCCTCAACCGAAGGTTATGTGTTCCCAAGCCTTTTTCATGTGGGTACAGATGGTTGGGTACTATTGTCAGAAACAGGTGTTACCAGCTTGTATTGCGCTTCTCACTTGAGCGAGATGTCTGCTGATGGTGTTTATTCTATTGAATATCCTAACATCAAACAAAATAACGGCTTCGGTTCAACGGGCGCTGCGCTTGCATTACCTGGCTATACTCCATGGCGTACCGTTACTGTAGGCGATAACCTGAAGCCAATTGTTGAAACTACCATTCCGTATGATGTTGTTGATCCTTTGTACGCGGCATCAAAGGTTTACAAATATGGTAAAGGCACCTGGAGCTGGATATTATGGCAAGACAACAGCATGAACTATGATGATCAAGTTAAGTTTATTGACCTGGCAGCTGCGTTGAAATACGAGTTTATTTTGATAGATGCCCTATGGGACAAAAACATAGGCAAAGAGAAAATGGCTCAACTGGTAAAATACGCTGCTTCAAAAAAGGTAGCTGTATTTTTATGGTACAACTCAAACGGGCAGTTTAACGACGCACCACAAGGCCCACGCAACAAAATGAACACTTCTATTGAGCGTAAAAAAGAAATGAAGTGGCTGCGCGATATTGGTGTTGTTGGTTTAAAGGTTGATTTCTGGGGAGGTGATAAGCAGGAAACCATGCGTATGTACGAAGATGTATTATCTGATGCTAATGATTATGGTTTGATGATAGACTTCCATGGCGCTACCTTGCCGCGTGGCTGGGAACGCATGTATCCAAACTACGTAGGCAGCGAGGCGGTAGTAGCTTCAGAAATGGTTTACTTTAATCAAAGCAACAGACAAACTGAAGCGGTTCACGCAACTTTCCATCCATTCATTCGTAACGCTGCGGGTAATATGGAGTTTGGTGGTACATTCCTGAATAAGTACTTAACCAAAAATAACCAGGGTAGGAGCCAGCGTTTAACAACCGATGCTTTTCAGTTGGCTACTGCTGTTCTTTACCAAAACTCGGTACAATTCTTCGCGCTTGCACCAAACAACTTAACTGATGTTCCGGCGTTTGAACTTGATTTTGTAAAGACTGTTCCAACCACCTGGGAAGAGACGGTTTACATTGACGGTTATCCCGGCAAAAGTGCTGTAATTGCACGCCGCTCGCAGGGTAAATGGTACATAGCCGGTGCAAATGCCCAAAAAGAAGTTTTGAAACTTAAAATCAAGTTACCAATGGTAGCAGGTAAAAAAGTGCAGCTTATTAACGATGACGCTGCTAAAACTACCTTCACCAAACAGATAGATATTCCTGCTAATGGTGAGTTGGAAATTGAGATCCAGCCAAACGGCGGTTTCGTAATTAAACAATAA
- a CDS encoding CinA family protein yields the protein MAERKISECSKLMADKGLTVAFAESATAGWLCSEFALTEHSGKVLKGGIVCYDADLKVSLLGVPKELFDKHTPESMEVTKELAERLGSKIPSDIQVGVTGLTTPGGSETEDKPVGTMFVYALVKGKPFSFRKVFDGNCEDIIHKTVDATAELLMQAVTDL from the coding sequence ATGGCAGAACGTAAAATAAGTGAATGCAGTAAATTAATGGCTGATAAAGGCCTTACCGTTGCCTTTGCAGAAAGCGCTACCGCGGGTTGGCTTTGCTCTGAGTTTGCACTCACCGAACATTCGGGCAAGGTTTTAAAAGGTGGTATTGTTTGTTACGATGCAGATCTAAAGGTATCTCTATTAGGAGTTCCGAAGGAATTGTTCGATAAACACACGCCCGAATCAATGGAAGTTACTAAGGAGCTTGCCGAGCGACTTGGATCTAAGATCCCGTCAGACATACAGGTTGGCGTTACCGGCCTTACAACACCTGGCGGTAGCGAAACCGAAGATAAGCCTGTAGGCACCATGTTTGTTTATGCATTGGTTAAAGGAAAGCCATTTAGTTTCAGAAAGGTTTTTGATGGTAACTGCGAAGACATCATTCACAAAACAGTTGATGCCACTGCCGAACTTTTGATGCAAGCTGTTACAGATTTGTAG